A genomic window from Solanum dulcamara chromosome 11, daSolDulc1.2, whole genome shotgun sequence includes:
- the LOC129873941 gene encoding G-type lectin S-receptor-like serine/threonine-protein kinase SD2-5: MDLPSVKHLLKLLIIVLLENLTLAQFPVYHTVKTPTTWINNNVSSINVTKPFIYPFYSFNQSSGPFMRILMLKEIEKDMGYACGFASNGEDDSFVFSIGIVRLHRDYEGTQRWTDLELLWFANRNHPVRENGTLQLLQDGDLVLKDVDGTLVWSTGTANKFVSGIKMMDTGNLVLHDMYNQTVWQSFDHPTDALLPGQKLRAGQRLVARVSSSNWTEGKYYISVTNQGLFAFYISDKPQMYFKFLVSGDRDSFDESYVKAVNGTLALYISSTEPNEPNAVFSRPSRMKFLRYDYDGHLQAYTEGNDHPNDLLADFIGFCDYPTACGSLELCANGFCSCPGAFIKSNDRQNNGCVEVSPVECDGQHSHRMERVSDVYYFNYVDTDAAALRGTDEERCQEMCLKNCSCKVVLFRYFTNFSSGDCYLPSPVLSLINDGKERSVYESSAFIKLPNNEEKSKSTAARRHGIIAGSTGAIFILIALTVGILIAFNRKQTLQENNDDYSGEISGLVRFSYEQLKMATGNFQKKLGQGGFGSVYEGVLQDGQKVAVKVLDGFGQGKKEFLAEIQTIGSIHHVNLVRLIGVCAEKEHTLLVYDFMSNGSLDIWIFGTTSTQFTLDWQIRRKIIHDIAKGLAYLHEECMQRIVHLDVKPQNILLDDNFCAKVSDFGLAKLVDKDQSHIVTRIRGTPGYLAPEWCGAFITEKADVYSFGVVAMEILCGRKNVDYSHSQEHPHLLSLFMTKAKNNQLIDVIGNYSDDPQCNTSEVIRMMKLAVWCLQSDFTLRPSMSMVVKVIEGTMDIESYLDYSVPNSQTIAAIKRVAATTTTLFPSILSGPR, from the coding sequence ATGGATTTACCCTCTGTCAAACATTTGTTGAAGCTTTTGATCATTGTGCTCCTTGAGAACCTTACTTTGGCTCAGTTTCCTGTATATCACACCGTGAAAACTCCCACAACCTGGATAAACAATAATGTTTCGTCTATCAATGTTACAAAGCCCTTTATATACCCCTTTTACTCATTCAATCAATCTTCTGGACCTTTCATGCGAATTCTGATGCTCAAAGAGATAGAGAAGGACATGGGATATGCTTGTGGTTTTGCTTCAAATGGAGAAGATGATTCCTTTGTGTTTTCCATTGGAATTGTACGTCTTCATCGGGACTATGAAGGAACTCAGCGCTGGACTGACCTTGAGCTGCTCTGGTTTGCAAACAGAAACCATCCAGTTCGTGAAAATGGAACGCTGCAATTGCTGCAAGATGGAGATTTAGTGTTAAAAGATGTGGATGGAACTCTTGTGTGGTCTACAGGCACTGCGAATAAGTTTGTCTCGGGCATCAAGATGATGGATACTGGAAACCTTGTGCTTCATGACATGTATAATCAGACTGTGTGGCAGTCTTTTGATCATCCAACAGATGCACTGCTTCCAGGCCAGAAATTAAGGGCTGGTCAAAGACTTGTGGCTAGAGTTTCTTCATCCAATTGGACTGAAGGTAAATACTATATCTCTGTAACCAATCAAGGCTTGTTTGCATTTTACATATCAGACAAGCCACAGATGTATTTTAAGTTTTTGGTTAGTGGAGACAGGGATAGCTTTGATGAAAGTTATGTCAAAGCAGTGAATGGGACTCTTGCCTTGTACATATCCTCAACTGAGCCGAATGAGCCAAATGCTGTGTTCTCAAGACCTTCTAGGATGAAATTTTTGAGATACGATTATGATGGACACCTTCAAGCCTACACCGAGGGAAATGATCATCCAAACGATCTTTTGGCAGATTTCATCGGTTTTTGTGATTACCCCACAGCTTGTGGCAGTTTGGAGCTTTGCGCAAATGGATTTTGTTCTTGTCCAGGTGCATTCATAAAAAGTAATGATCGACAAAACAATGGATGTGTGGAAGTTAGTCCGGTGGAATGCGATGGACAACATTCCCACAGAATGGAGCGTGTTTCGGATGTCTATTACTTTAACTATGTCGACACTGATGCAGCAGCTCTGAGAGGAACAGATGAGGAAAGGTGCCAAGAGATGTGCTTGAAGAACTGCTCTTGTAAAGTAGTTCTCTTCCGGTACTTCACTAACTTTTCAAGTGGTGACTGCTATCTACCCTCCCCTGTTCTGTCACTTATAAATgatggaaaagaaagaagtgttTATGAGTCATCTGCATTCATCAAATTACcaaataatgaagaaaaaagtaaGTCTACAGCTGCAAGAAGACATGGCATTATAGCTGGATCAACTGGTGCAATATTTATTCTGATAGCATTAACTGTTGGCATCTTGATTGCTTTCAACAGAAAACAAACattacaagaaaataatgatgatTACTCAGGGGAGATATCTGGCCTTGTAAGATTTTCATATGAACAGCTGAAGATGGCAACTGGGAATTTCCAGAAAAAGCTTGGTCAGGGAGGTTTTGGCTCAGTTTATGAAGGAGTTCTTCAAGATGGTCAGAAAGTAGCAGTGAAGGTTCTTGATGGTTTTGGCCAAGGAAAGAAGGAATTCTTGGCAGAGATCCAGACCATAGGAAGCATCCATCATGTTAATCTTGTTAGACTAATTGGAGTTTGTGCTGAGAAAGAGCACACGCTATTAGTTTATGATTTCATGAGTAATGGATCATTGGATATATGGATTTTTGGCACAACCTCTACTCAATTTACTCTTGATTGgcaaataagaagaaaaatcatCCATGATATCGCAAAAGGATTGGCTTATCTTCATGAAGAATGTATGCAGAGAATAGTCCACTTAGATGTTAAACCGCAGAACATTCTGTTGGATGACAATTTTTGTGCAAAGGTATCTGACTTTGGCCTGGCCAAGTTGGTTGATAAAGATCAGAGCCATATAGTGACCAGAATTAGGGGAACCCCTGGATACTTGGCTCCTGAATGGTGTGGCGCATTCATTACAGAAAAAGCAGATGTCTACAGCTTTGGAGTTGTTGCAATGGAGATCCTCTGTGGACGCAAGAACGTGGACTATTCACATTCACAGGAACATCCACATTTGCTTAGTTTGTTTATGACAAAAGCCAAAAACAATCAACTGATCGATGTGATCGGAAACTACAGCGATGATCCGCAATGCAATACATCAGAAGTCATCCGTATGATGAAGCTTGCTGTATGGTGCTTACAGAGTGATTTTACTCTGAGGCCTTCCATGTCCATGGTGGTTAAAGTAATAGAGGGGACAATGGACATTGAATCTTACTTGGACTATAGTGTTCCAAATTCACAAACAATTGCAGCAATCAAAAGAGTGGCAGCCACCACGACTACCTTGTTTCCTTCAATTCTTTCAGGACCTAGGTAA